One Halodesulfovibrio sp. MK-HDV genomic window carries:
- a CDS encoding MerR family transcriptional regulator has product MKAKIYRIGEAATLLNLKPYVLRFWETEFKQLIPIRTQKGQRMYSEQNVLLLRAVRHLLYERGLTIEGARKVLGQYEEMYGSITGPEQPGPEIEAFCTGSGTETLLLGQEATGAVDVEEIITELTSLRDMLLTGRR; this is encoded by the coding sequence ATGAAAGCAAAGATCTATCGTATCGGAGAGGCTGCTACCCTGCTTAACTTAAAGCCGTACGTGTTACGGTTTTGGGAAACAGAATTTAAACAGCTTATCCCTATACGCACCCAAAAGGGACAGCGTATGTATTCCGAACAGAATGTGCTTCTGCTTCGGGCGGTACGGCATTTGCTTTACGAACGCGGATTGACCATTGAAGGTGCCCGAAAGGTGCTTGGTCAATATGAAGAAATGTATGGCTCTATCACCGGTCCGGAACAACCCGGGCCGGAGATAGAGGCTTTTTGTACGGGGAGCGGCACTGAGACTCTTTTGCTAGGGCAAGAGGCGACCGGTGCTGTTGATGTTGAGGAGATAATAACCGAGCTCACATCACTCCGTGATATGCTTTTAACGGGGCGTCGCTGA
- the rpe gene encoding ribulose-phosphate 3-epimerase produces the protein MILSPSLLSSDFGRLAEELQALEQAGLKWVHWDVMDGMFVPNITLGAPIIKRLRKESNLFFDVHLMVQQPERYVDDFVDAGADMVVVHAEATHHLERTIAEIKRKGAQAGVALNPHTPLSVLDYVLDELDMVLIMSVNPGFGGQKFIPFSMRKVAELSSMIKQRGLSTLIQVDGGVDPNNTAELVRNGVDVLVSGSAFFGFPPYAERLKTFEEIARNA, from the coding sequence ATGATCCTTTCACCTTCGTTATTGTCTTCTGACTTCGGCAGACTTGCTGAAGAATTACAGGCACTCGAACAGGCAGGACTTAAATGGGTACACTGGGATGTCATGGATGGCATGTTTGTACCTAATATTACTCTCGGAGCACCAATTATCAAGCGCCTGCGTAAAGAGAGTAACCTCTTTTTCGATGTGCATTTGATGGTTCAGCAGCCAGAGCGCTATGTAGACGACTTTGTGGATGCCGGTGCAGACATGGTTGTTGTTCATGCTGAAGCTACTCACCACCTTGAACGTACCATTGCGGAAATTAAACGCAAAGGTGCACAGGCTGGTGTTGCTCTTAATCCGCATACTCCTCTTTCTGTTCTTGATTATGTTCTCGACGAACTCGACATGGTACTCATTATGAGTGTTAACCCGGGCTTCGGCGGACAGAAATTTATTCCATTCAGCATGCGCAAGGTTGCAGAACTTTCCAGCATGATTAAACAGCGTGGTCTTTCAACCCTTATTCAGGTTGATGGCGGTGTTGATCCTAATAACACTGCAGAATTGGTACGTAACGGCGTAGATGTCCTTGTATCCGGTTCTGCATTTTTTGGTTTCCCACCGTACGCTGAACGCTTGAAGACGTTTGAAGAAATAGCCCGCAACGCATAG
- the tkt gene encoding transketolase produces the protein MPSRKDLANAVRALSMDAVQKANSGHPGAPMGMADIAEVLWNDFLKHNPSNPAWADRDRFVLSNGHASMLIYSLLHLSGYDLSIEDIKNFRQMGSKTPGHPEYGMTPGIETTTGPLGQGIATAVGMAVAEKTLAAHFNRDGFDVVDHYTYAFMGDGCMMEGISHEACSFAGTLGLGKLIAFWDDNGISIDGKVGHWFNEDTCARYKAYGWHVVCDVDGHNPEAIKKAVEEAKAETEKPSLICCRTIIGFGSPHKQGTAATHGAPLGDDEIVATRKEIGWDHPAFDIPADIADAWNARERGAAAEKEWDGMFASYQIAHPELSKEFIRRMAGDLPESFEALAQKAIDTANAAAKSAATRKDSPVALNAFGPVMPELLGGSADLTGSVGTKWDQYELLFKDHWNGNYMSYGVREFGMGAMMNGMTLHGGIIPYAGTFLVFSDYARNAIRLSALMGIRTIWVLTHDSIGLGEDGPTHQPVEHLASLRLIPNCHVWRPCDTVESIEAWKSGVETKTAPSCLSMSRQTLPFMERTEEALANVKRGGYVLRDCEGTPECILIASGSEVGLVAEAYDRLTTAGRKVRVVSMPCTNVFDAQDAAYKESVLPSSVTARVAVEAAAADFWYKYVGLAGRVIGMTTFGESAPAGELFKHFGFTVEHVVEAAEETMR, from the coding sequence ATGCCGTCTCGTAAAGACCTCGCAAATGCTGTTCGTGCTTTAAGCATGGACGCTGTACAGAAAGCAAATTCTGGCCACCCAGGCGCGCCAATGGGCATGGCAGATATTGCTGAAGTTCTGTGGAACGACTTTCTTAAGCATAACCCAAGCAACCCTGCATGGGCTGACCGTGACCGCTTTGTTCTGTCTAACGGCCACGCTTCAATGCTTATCTACTCTTTGTTGCACCTCTCCGGTTACGACTTGAGCATCGAAGATATTAAAAATTTCCGCCAGATGGGTTCAAAAACTCCAGGTCATCCAGAATACGGAATGACCCCGGGTATTGAAACCACTACTGGCCCTCTTGGTCAGGGTATTGCTACCGCAGTTGGTATGGCAGTTGCTGAAAAAACACTCGCTGCCCACTTCAACCGCGATGGCTTTGACGTTGTAGACCACTACACCTATGCATTCATGGGTGACGGTTGTATGATGGAAGGTATTTCTCATGAAGCATGTTCTTTTGCCGGTACCTTGGGTCTTGGTAAACTCATCGCATTCTGGGATGATAACGGTATCTCCATTGACGGCAAAGTAGGCCATTGGTTCAACGAAGACACATGTGCCCGTTACAAAGCGTACGGTTGGCATGTTGTTTGTGACGTTGACGGTCACAACCCTGAAGCAATCAAAAAAGCTGTTGAAGAAGCTAAAGCAGAAACTGAGAAACCTTCTCTTATCTGTTGCCGCACCATCATCGGCTTCGGTTCCCCGCACAAGCAGGGCACTGCAGCTACTCACGGCGCACCTCTTGGTGACGACGAGATTGTAGCTACCCGTAAAGAAATCGGTTGGGATCATCCTGCATTTGATATCCCTGCTGACATTGCTGACGCATGGAACGCTCGTGAGCGTGGTGCAGCAGCAGAAAAAGAATGGGACGGCATGTTTGCAAGCTACCAGATTGCACATCCTGAACTTTCTAAAGAATTTATCCGCCGCATGGCTGGTGACCTTCCTGAATCTTTCGAGGCTCTTGCACAGAAAGCAATTGATACAGCTAACGCTGCTGCTAAATCTGCTGCAACCCGTAAAGATTCCCCGGTTGCTCTTAACGCATTCGGCCCTGTAATGCCTGAACTCCTTGGCGGTTCTGCAGACCTTACCGGTTCTGTAGGCACCAAGTGGGATCAGTATGAGCTGCTCTTTAAAGATCACTGGAACGGCAACTACATGTCCTACGGTGTTCGTGAGTTCGGCATGGGTGCTATGATGAACGGTATGACACTGCACGGCGGTATCATTCCTTACGCTGGTACCTTCCTCGTCTTCTCTGACTACGCAAGAAACGCAATTCGTCTTTCCGCTCTCATGGGCATCCGTACTATCTGGGTACTCACTCATGATTCCATCGGACTTGGCGAAGACGGTCCTACTCATCAGCCAGTAGAACACCTTGCAAGTCTGCGTTTGATCCCTAACTGCCACGTATGGCGTCCTTGTGACACCGTTGAATCCATCGAAGCATGGAAATCCGGTGTTGAAACAAAGACTGCTCCTTCTTGTTTATCCATGTCCCGTCAGACTCTGCCATTCATGGAACGTACTGAAGAAGCACTCGCCAACGTTAAACGTGGCGGCTACGTACTCCGCGATTGTGAAGGCACTCCTGAGTGTATCCTTATCGCTTCCGGTTCTGAAGTTGGTCTCGTTGCAGAAGCATACGACCGCCTCACCACCGCAGGTCGTAAAGTTCGCGTTGTTTCCATGCCTTGTACTAACGTATTTGACGCACAGGATGCTGCATACAAAGAAAGCGTTCTGCCTTCTTCTGTTACAGCTCGTGTTGCTGTTGAAGCAGCTGCGGCTGACTTCTGGTACAAATATGTTGGCCTTGCAGGTCGCGTAATCGGCATGACCACCTTTGGTGAATCTGCACCGGCAGGCGAACTCTTCAAGCACTTCGGTTTCACCGTTGAGCATGTTGTAGAAGCTGCTGAAGAAACCATGCGCTAA
- a CDS encoding Lon protease family protein, with the protein MSKIRPLSAKKLRAKLALSHIPYKSSTDIKLDATSFHAHQPRAMQALELALHIKDIGYNIFLAGSANLGRNYMLQEFLRERAKALPVPPDMLYVNNFDDPDAPILLTVPAGKGRSLKQDFSQAISNVRKELPKRFESDSYLKKRTIIMDQFAEERDSLFKEMDSIAGKEGFHMDLDEQGSITLYPLIDGKRLSEDEFERIDSVLKKSLKSKGDKLLQALNALLRNMSNAEQGLRTKEKNLDNELTTEVLDELLQPVIKQYEECCHSEPLAEFFKASKADILEHVEALLPKEPSNAPLSLPEALQQQHPEDATAPYDINVFVDHSETKGAPIIMDDHPTVANLLGCIQREAEMGALITDFSLIKSGSLHQANGGFLLLHIEDILSQNGSWEGLMRALRSGLVRIEDSEEGQEATKTKGIEPEPLLLDLKVILIGGEEIYEQLLESDDRFPKLFKIKAHLNDAMPRGKEGYGVYLHRMAGIIDDCDLLPFTKEAMAEVIDYGSRIVEDQTRLSLKFPLVREIMIEASALASMDKKKVVDGAIVHKTLITRHYRNNLYEEIFFEEYDRDLIKVTMQGEKIGRVNGLSVSMYGDFEFGLPHQIASTVGVGHGGVIDLERDAELSGPIHTKAMMILKSYLIGMFAHNKPLVLTGSLYFEQGYAGVEGDSASGAELAALLSALAEVPLSQSYAFTGAVSQSGEILAVGGVTRKIEGYFDICSRRGLTGKQGVILPKDNVDQLMLKREIADKVEEGLFSIYPVTHIEQALELLTGMKCGSRRKDGSFTKDSLFGRVDSRLKELGRLATHAYKQNRK; encoded by the coding sequence ATGAGCAAGATCCGGCCTCTTTCTGCCAAGAAATTGCGCGCCAAACTCGCGCTTTCTCACATTCCGTACAAAAGCAGCACCGATATTAAATTAGATGCAACCAGCTTTCATGCCCACCAGCCCCGGGCAATGCAGGCGCTCGAACTTGCACTGCACATAAAAGATATCGGCTACAATATCTTTTTGGCAGGGAGCGCAAACCTTGGTCGCAACTACATGTTGCAAGAATTTTTGCGTGAGAGGGCAAAGGCTTTGCCTGTTCCGCCAGATATGCTTTACGTGAATAACTTTGATGATCCAGACGCACCGATTTTGCTCACCGTTCCGGCAGGCAAAGGGCGCTCGCTGAAACAGGATTTTTCTCAGGCTATTTCCAATGTGCGCAAAGAACTGCCAAAACGTTTTGAAAGCGACAGCTACTTAAAAAAACGTACCATTATTATGGATCAGTTTGCTGAAGAACGTGATTCCTTGTTCAAAGAGATGGACTCGATTGCAGGCAAAGAAGGCTTCCATATGGATCTTGATGAGCAGGGCAGTATTACACTGTACCCGCTTATTGATGGTAAGCGTCTTTCAGAAGATGAGTTTGAACGTATTGATTCTGTTTTGAAAAAGAGTTTGAAGTCAAAGGGTGACAAGCTTCTTCAAGCGCTGAACGCATTGCTCCGCAATATGAGCAATGCTGAACAGGGGCTTCGTACCAAAGAGAAAAATTTAGATAATGAACTGACTACAGAAGTTCTTGATGAACTGTTGCAGCCGGTCATTAAACAATACGAAGAATGCTGCCACAGTGAACCACTAGCAGAATTTTTCAAAGCTTCAAAAGCAGATATTTTAGAGCACGTTGAAGCGTTGTTGCCGAAAGAACCGTCCAATGCTCCATTGTCTTTGCCGGAAGCTTTGCAGCAACAGCATCCGGAAGACGCTACTGCACCGTATGATATCAACGTGTTCGTTGATCATTCAGAAACTAAGGGTGCCCCGATCATTATGGACGATCACCCTACAGTTGCAAATTTACTTGGTTGTATTCAGCGCGAAGCCGAAATGGGTGCGTTGATTACTGACTTCTCCCTCATCAAATCCGGTTCTCTGCATCAGGCAAACGGTGGATTTCTGCTGCTGCATATTGAAGATATTCTTTCCCAGAATGGTTCTTGGGAAGGGCTTATGCGTGCGCTTCGTTCCGGTCTGGTTCGTATCGAAGACAGCGAAGAAGGGCAGGAGGCAACCAAGACCAAAGGTATTGAGCCTGAGCCGCTTTTACTCGACCTTAAAGTCATCTTGATTGGTGGCGAAGAAATTTACGAACAGTTGCTCGAATCCGATGATCGGTTTCCGAAACTGTTTAAGATTAAAGCGCACCTTAATGATGCTATGCCACGAGGCAAGGAAGGCTATGGTGTGTACCTGCACCGTATGGCCGGTATTATTGATGACTGCGATCTGTTGCCGTTCACTAAAGAAGCAATGGCAGAAGTTATCGATTACGGCTCCCGCATTGTGGAAGACCAGACTCGTCTTTCTCTCAAATTTCCTTTGGTCAGAGAAATCATGATTGAAGCGTCTGCGCTTGCATCAATGGATAAAAAGAAAGTTGTGGACGGTGCCATAGTTCATAAGACGCTGATTACTCGTCATTACAGAAACAACCTGTACGAAGAAATATTCTTTGAAGAGTATGATCGCGATCTGATTAAAGTAACCATGCAGGGTGAAAAAATTGGTCGTGTTAACGGACTTTCTGTGTCCATGTATGGTGATTTCGAATTTGGTTTGCCGCATCAGATTGCCTCGACTGTAGGCGTAGGTCATGGCGGTGTTATTGACCTTGAACGTGATGCGGAGCTGAGTGGCCCTATTCATACTAAAGCGATGATGATCCTGAAAAGTTATCTCATCGGTATGTTTGCACATAACAAGCCACTGGTTCTGACCGGTTCATTATATTTCGAGCAGGGCTATGCCGGAGTTGAAGGGGATTCAGCCTCCGGTGCAGAACTTGCCGCGCTGCTTTCTGCTCTTGCAGAGGTGCCGTTGTCACAATCGTATGCCTTCACCGGTGCTGTATCTCAGAGCGGTGAAATTCTTGCTGTAGGCGGCGTAACTCGTAAGATCGAAGGCTACTTCGATATTTGTTCCCGCCGTGGCCTCACAGGCAAGCAGGGCGTTATTTTGCCTAAAGACAATGTGGATCAGTTGATGCTGAAACGTGAGATTGCCGACAAGGTGGAAGAAGGTCTCTTCAGCATTTATCCTGTGACACACATTGAGCAAGCTTTGGAGCTTCTTACCGGCATGAAATGCGGTTCCAGACGTAAAGACGGTTCTTTCACTAAAGATTCGTTGTTTGGCCGTGTTGATAGTCGTCTTAAAGAACTTGGACGGCTTGCTACTCATGCGTACAAACAGAACCGCAAATAA
- a CDS encoding TIGR04283 family arsenosugar biosynthesis glycosyltransferase: MDSFSVSVIIPVWHEAAGINERIAHVFQRAAESLCATAVEVIVADGDSEATTLAAIEHDAVISIQSPQGRAAQMNAGAAQATGEVLLFLHADTVLPVGAFDLIQDALKESNHAEVSAKAGAFTLSIASDNRFLYLVSALANWRNRLTRTPYGDQAQFFVRSYFEELSGYAPVPLMEDVEIMRRIRGRNEPIAVIDAPVSTSARRWETEGMYRCTLRNVLLRLLYGAGVSAQTLSHWYRAMKG; the protein is encoded by the coding sequence ATGGACTCTTTTTCTGTAAGCGTAATCATACCCGTCTGGCATGAAGCTGCTGGAATTAATGAACGCATCGCGCATGTGTTTCAACGCGCGGCAGAATCGCTGTGTGCTACTGCTGTAGAAGTCATTGTTGCTGATGGTGATTCAGAGGCAACAACGCTTGCAGCAATTGAGCATGACGCGGTTATTTCCATACAATCTCCTCAAGGTCGTGCTGCGCAGATGAATGCAGGGGCAGCACAGGCAACGGGTGAAGTTTTGTTGTTTCTGCATGCAGATACGGTTCTCCCCGTCGGTGCTTTTGATTTAATTCAGGATGCATTGAAAGAGAGCAATCATGCAGAAGTTAGTGCAAAGGCGGGCGCATTTACCTTGTCCATTGCCAGCGACAACAGGTTTTTATATCTTGTAAGCGCGTTGGCAAATTGGCGTAACAGGCTCACCCGTACACCGTACGGTGATCAAGCGCAGTTTTTTGTACGATCATATTTTGAAGAACTTTCAGGATATGCTCCCGTTCCACTTATGGAAGACGTGGAGATAATGCGTAGGATTCGTGGACGTAACGAACCTATCGCAGTCATCGATGCTCCGGTTTCTACATCTGCACGCAGGTGGGAGACGGAAGGTATGTATAGATGTACGTTACGCAACGTGCTGTTGCGTTTATTATACGGGGCAGGAGTTTCTGCTCAAACACTTTCGCATTGGTATCGCGCCATGAAGGGGTAG
- a CDS encoding TIGR04282 family arsenosugar biosynthesis glycosyltransferase: protein MTDTCILFFIKYPNHGNVKTRLAKVIGEEVATSLYRNFVQDMLKGFEKVESQLRICYAPCGTEDPEKDFKGWLGSQYEYREQVGDDIGARMKHAMQSAFAEGFRRVLIIGSDIPDFPPELLTKAFLDLDRQDAAVGPSYDGGYYLIGFRKDTFIPEVFDDIPWSTRDVYRATLAKIQKEDLELIRLPDWNDVDTIWDLNLLFRTNRNSSFRKSSTYAILREHSKLIRQYDVDLPSHCRLDEE from the coding sequence ATGACCGACACATGTATTCTTTTTTTCATTAAGTATCCGAATCACGGCAATGTTAAAACACGGCTCGCTAAAGTTATTGGCGAAGAAGTTGCTACCTCATTGTACCGTAATTTCGTACAGGATATGCTCAAGGGATTTGAGAAGGTAGAATCACAGCTGCGTATTTGTTATGCACCTTGCGGAACTGAAGATCCGGAAAAGGACTTTAAGGGCTGGCTTGGCTCTCAGTACGAATACCGTGAGCAGGTGGGTGACGATATTGGCGCGCGTATGAAGCACGCTATGCAGTCCGCTTTTGCTGAAGGTTTCCGCCGTGTATTGATTATCGGCAGCGATATTCCGGATTTCCCACCGGAATTACTTACAAAAGCATTTTTAGATCTTGATAGACAGGATGCAGCTGTAGGCCCGTCATACGATGGCGGCTACTACCTGATCGGTTTCAGAAAAGACACATTCATTCCTGAAGTCTTCGACGATATTCCTTGGTCTACACGCGACGTGTACCGTGCAACTCTTGCGAAAATTCAGAAAGAAGACCTCGAACTTATCCGTCTTCCGGACTGGAACGATGTTGATACAATCTGGGATCTGAACCTGCTGTTCAGAACCAACCGTAACAGCTCTTTCCGTAAGTCCTCCACGTATGCAATTTTACGTGAACATTCTAAGCTGATTCGTCAGTACGATGTAGACCTTCCATCACATTGTCGCCTTGATGAAGAATAG
- a CDS encoding MarR family transcriptional regulator codes for MEAKVLEAMKNAGKPVRPGEVAEVLGVDSKEVSKAIKKLKEAGDIHSPKRCYYAPTE; via the coding sequence ATGGAAGCAAAAGTACTTGAAGCAATGAAAAACGCAGGCAAGCCTGTCCGTCCGGGTGAAGTAGCAGAAGTTTTGGGTGTTGATAGTAAAGAAGTATCCAAAGCTATTAAAAAATTAAAAGAAGCTGGTGATATTCACTCACCTAAGCGTTGCTACTACGCTCCGACAGAATAA
- a CDS encoding diguanylate cyclase — MGWKLKARLLKPFFLIFIVCCYVIFLAITAVYQDKVANKEELIRIDQNRAVSIRKSSLMEDFNVPFADVRILADILSYRISSYSLYKEDALRVLYSFAENKRGYGQVRLLNAQGYEQIRINRERGRIRVVPQDELQQKAHRGYFKASKKLGVGDVFVSRLDLNIENQKIETPYVPVIRFMTPVVDDTGVRRGLMILNFYAAEMLMHFQDVASDIMSNAMLLNNEGHWLVSDHEEACWAFMFEKDPTKLCEKAFAAQYPAIWKMVKQGATGQIKNEDGMFTWTTVSPAFAISPKIGKGQQAYPPVAVSPYQWVVMQHVSIEKLNAIRDSIYETCLLAWIVISFITGCTLWFTLLSIQRSQEHREELEVLAHHDWLTGLSNLPHMFIKLEEACEKAKISNIQFSVMYIDLDDFKFVNDRYGHESGNIVLRHVASVLRKNVRLTDTVARIGGDEYAILLERMPTTDKAQEIAFNILTSFETPVVLECGSRVYVKASIGIADWNENVTGPDDLMRRADAAMYESKKEGKNTISMYSEATDNVAV; from the coding sequence ATGGGATGGAAGTTGAAGGCACGCTTGTTAAAGCCATTTTTTCTAATATTCATCGTTTGCTGTTATGTAATCTTTCTCGCGATAACTGCTGTTTACCAAGATAAAGTTGCCAACAAAGAAGAGTTGATACGAATTGATCAGAATCGAGCCGTGAGTATTCGAAAATCCAGCCTGATGGAGGACTTTAACGTCCCTTTTGCTGATGTTCGTATACTTGCAGATATTTTGTCATACAGAATAAGCAGCTACAGCCTTTACAAAGAAGACGCCTTGCGTGTGCTGTATTCATTTGCAGAGAATAAACGCGGGTATGGTCAGGTACGTCTTCTGAATGCTCAGGGATATGAGCAAATTCGTATTAACCGAGAACGTGGACGAATCCGCGTGGTTCCTCAGGATGAATTGCAGCAAAAAGCACATCGCGGGTATTTTAAAGCCTCAAAAAAGCTTGGTGTTGGTGATGTGTTTGTTTCCCGTCTTGACCTCAATATAGAAAATCAAAAAATAGAAACTCCTTATGTACCTGTAATTCGTTTTATGACTCCGGTTGTGGACGATACTGGTGTGCGAAGGGGATTAATGATTCTTAATTTTTATGCAGCTGAAATGCTCATGCATTTTCAGGATGTCGCTTCTGATATTATGAGCAACGCGATGCTGTTGAATAATGAAGGGCACTGGCTTGTTTCTGACCATGAAGAAGCGTGCTGGGCTTTTATGTTTGAAAAAGATCCGACAAAGCTTTGCGAAAAAGCTTTTGCTGCGCAGTATCCAGCTATTTGGAAAATGGTGAAGCAGGGAGCTACCGGTCAAATTAAGAATGAGGACGGAATGTTCACATGGACAACGGTAAGTCCTGCGTTTGCTATTTCTCCAAAAATTGGCAAAGGCCAGCAAGCTTATCCGCCTGTGGCTGTCAGCCCGTATCAATGGGTTGTAATGCAGCATGTAAGCATTGAAAAACTCAATGCTATCAGAGATTCAATTTATGAAACGTGTTTGTTGGCGTGGATAGTTATTTCGTTCATTACTGGCTGTACCTTATGGTTTACACTGTTATCCATCCAGCGAAGTCAGGAGCACAGAGAAGAACTGGAAGTTTTGGCACATCACGACTGGTTAACAGGGCTCTCCAATTTGCCGCATATGTTCATTAAATTGGAAGAAGCCTGTGAGAAAGCCAAAATAAGCAACATTCAGTTCTCTGTTATGTACATTGATTTGGATGATTTCAAGTTTGTAAACGATCGATACGGGCACGAGTCAGGTAACATTGTGCTCCGCCATGTGGCATCTGTACTCCGTAAAAATGTACGTCTTACAGATACGGTTGCTCGAATTGGTGGGGACGAATATGCGATCCTTCTAGAAAGGATGCCGACCACTGATAAGGCACAAGAGATTGCATTTAATATCCTTACATCGTTTGAAACTCCTGTTGTTTTAGAATGCGGCAGTAGAGTGTATGTTAAAGCAAGTATCGGTATTGCTGACTGGAATGAGAACGTGACAGGCCCTGATGACTTGATGAGGCGGGCAGATGCCGCCATGTACGAGTCTAAGAAAGAAGGAAAAAATACGATATCCATGTATTCAGAGGCTACTGACAACGTCGCTGTGTAG